One Nitrospina watsonii DNA segment encodes these proteins:
- a CDS encoding Lcl domain-containing protein, translating into MESGTTENQKYKVLFVDTEKKVLASAKKIFNQMGFQVIACDGAMRAADVVANDGPIAVVFTDERMSGMRGTELLEIVKRVSPNTVRVLTAAQVEDRTIEDIINKGEVYRFVRKPIDFNVAIKVLKQCIQLYEQNLRNERLDLALQEMEEEKMKLGREATGLNVRIVKLKKSALYWFAGILVVIGLALGFNVYREHLRQQDLQASSNNIGSWVAYKNHTALDTVNNLMWMTRDFRIIEKRYPSSWQEAMNWVEKMNQRRYAGYSDWRVPTVQEYKSTFDPDRTKLAFDRNQEYPVGYPKAFDEGGGYGFWTRERVGEKSAKYFFFVGGYAQTENLNYGSPTMSIRLVRDVK; encoded by the coding sequence ATGGAATCCGGAACGACAGAAAATCAGAAATATAAAGTCCTGTTTGTTGACACGGAAAAAAAAGTGCTGGCGTCGGCAAAAAAGATATTCAATCAGATGGGCTTCCAGGTGATTGCCTGCGATGGGGCCATGCGCGCTGCCGATGTTGTGGCCAACGATGGGCCGATTGCGGTGGTGTTCACCGATGAACGCATGAGCGGCATGCGCGGCACCGAACTGCTGGAGATCGTCAAACGGGTTTCCCCGAATACGGTGCGGGTATTGACCGCCGCTCAGGTGGAGGATCGCACGATTGAAGACATCATCAATAAGGGGGAGGTGTACCGGTTTGTCAGAAAGCCGATCGATTTCAATGTGGCCATCAAGGTGCTGAAGCAATGCATTCAACTTTATGAACAAAACCTGCGCAATGAACGCCTGGATCTGGCCCTGCAGGAAATGGAAGAAGAGAAGATGAAGCTGGGACGGGAAGCGACCGGGCTGAACGTCCGCATCGTCAAGCTCAAAAAATCGGCGCTTTACTGGTTTGCCGGCATCCTGGTTGTGATCGGGCTCGCATTGGGTTTCAATGTTTACAGAGAACACTTGCGCCAGCAGGATTTGCAGGCCTCGAGCAATAATATTGGAAGCTGGGTGGCCTATAAAAATCACACCGCCCTCGATACCGTCAACAACCTGATGTGGATGACGCGTGATTTCCGCATCATCGAGAAAAGATATCCTTCGTCCTGGCAGGAAGCCATGAACTGGGTGGAGAAGATGAATCAACGGCGCTACGCGGGATACTCCGACTGGCGCGTACCCACCGTGCAGGAATACAAAAGCACGTTCGATCCGGATCGCACCAAGCTGGCTTTTGACCGCAATCAGGAGTACCCGGTGGGGTATCCGAAAGCTTTTGACGAGGGGGGTGGCTATGGATTTTGGACCCGCGAGCGGGTCGGCGAAAAATCTGCCAAGTATTTCTTTTTCGTCGGTGGCTACGCCCAGACCGAAAACCTGAACTATGGCAGCCCCACCATGAGCATTCGCCTGGTGCGCGATGTCAAATAA